The genomic stretch CGAGAACGGTTGGGGAACTTGCGGAGGGTCTGCCGATCAGCCGGCCCGCGGTTTCGCAGCACCTGAAGGCCTTGCTCGACTGTAATCTGGTCGTGGTGAATGTCGCGGGAACCCGCCGGATCTATTCCGTCAACAACAGCGGGTTCGACAGGTTGAACCTCTGGCTGGACCAGTTCTGGTCGTGACCAGCAGATGGCCACGACCAGAAGGCTTGGGTGGATGATTTCGTTGCCGCCTTGAGTAGCACCGCTGTGGCTGGCACCGGCGGCGGGACATTCTCCTTGAGGGTTTAGTGGCGCGTCGACGCCTTCAGACGTTGCAATTCGTCCTTGAGACGAAGCTTGCGGCGCTTGAGGTCTGCGATCTCGCGATCGTCGGCAGAGGGAGACGCAAGAACGCTCTGGAGCTCCTCTTCGAGAGCACCGTGCTTCTTTTCAAGCGATGCAATATGAGCCTGAATGGTCATGCGGCATGTCCTCCTTGGCAACCTGCCCCGGCCATCCCTTTGAGCCGGAGGCTTCAGGTTTACGAAGAAATTGTGACATGAACCGCGGCGTTTGTCGAAGGTGAAAACAAGGCTTCAGCGCGGCAAATTGGTGGCCGTGCATAACTTCCAGTTAATGCCGTTTGGTGGTAGGAGCTTGCGCACATTACCGACGATCGGGCACAGGTTTCGAGTTGAATGGGGACAGTGGAAATGGCGGACCAGGAACAGGCGGATATTCGGCTGGCGCTTGCGAGGCTCCGTCAGGAGCACGAGGATTATGACGCCGCGATCAACGCGATGATCCAGGTTGGCAGCGAAGCCCTGCGCATTCAGCGCATGAAGAAAAAGAAGCTGGTGATCAAGGACAAGATCACCCAGTTGGAAGACCAGATCCTGCCCGACATCATCGCCTGAGGGGGAATATGCGGATGACCTCCGAGAGACCTGCAGTCGCCATCATCATGGGAAGCCAGTCCGACTGGGAGACGATGAAGAATGCCGCCGATACGCTCGACGCGCTCGATGTCGACTATGAAGCGAGAATCATCTCCGCCCACCGCACGCCGGACCGGCTCGTCAGCTTCGCCAGGGGCGCCCGCGACGAGGGGTTCAAGGTGATCATCGCTGGCGCCGGCGGAGCAGCGCATCTCCCTGGCATGACGGCGGCCATGACACCCCTTCCCGTCTTTGGTGTTCCCGTCCAATCCAAGGCCCTCTCCGGGCAGGACAGCCTTCTCTCCATCGTCCAGATGCCCGCGGGGATTCCCGTCGGCACGCTCGCGATCGGGCGTGCAGGCGCTGTTAACGCTGCGCTGCTGGCCGCCGCGGTGCTCGCGCTCGGCGACGAGGATCTTGCCGACCGGCTCGACGAATGGCGCGCCGACCAGAGCGCCAGCGTTGCCGAATACCCTATGGACGAAGGCTGATGAGCGCCACCACGATCGGGATCATCGGTGGTGGGCAGTTGGGCCGGATGCTGGCCATGGCAGCTGCCCGTCTCAACTTCCGCATCATCGTGCTGGAACCGCAATCCGATTGCCCTGCCGCACAGCTTGCCAGCGAACAGATCGTTGCTCCCTATGACGATCCGGAGGCGCTCGACGCGCTCGCCCGCGCCTGCCAGCTCGTCACCTATGAATTCGAGAACGTCCCGGTTGCGGCGGCAGAGAGGCTCCAGCAGTCCGTGCCGGTCTATCCGCCGCCGAGAGCGCTCGAGGTCGCGCAGGACCGGCTGACGGAGAAACGCTTCCTGAACGACTGCGGCATAGCCACCGCCGATTTCCGTGCGGTCGACAGCCAGGACGACCTGGAAAAGGCACTTGCCGACTTCGATGATCGGGGCGTGCTCAAGACCCGCCGCCTCGGCTATGACGGAAAGGGCCAGCGTCTCTTCCGCTCGCAGGAGGACGATCCGGCGGGTGTCTTCGATTCGCTCGGCCGGGTGCCGCTGATCCTGGAGAGCCTCGTCGCCTTCGAGCGGGAAATCTCCATCATCGCCGCTCGTGGCAGGGACGGCACCGTCGCCTGCTACGATCCTGCTGAGAACGTCCATCGCAACGGCATTCTCCACACCTCGACCCTGCCCGCCCGCATCTCGGATGCGACCACGGTCCATGCCGCGGAGGGGGCCCGCAGACTTCTCGACGCCCTCGACTATGTCGGCGTCATCGGCATCGAATTCTTCGTCATGCCGGACGGCAGCCTCGTCGCCAACGAGATCGCCCCGCGCGTCCACAATACCGGCCACTGGACGGAGGCGGCTTGCGTCGTCTCGCAGTTCGAACAGCACATTCGCGCCGTCTCAGGCCTGGTGCTGGGCGATCCCGCGCGCCATTCCGATTGCGTGATGACCAACCTGATCGGCGACGACATCCGCAACGTTCCGGAATGGCTCGGGCAACGGGACGTTCTGGTGCACCTTTACGGAAAGACGGAGGCCCGCGACGGCCGCAAGATGGGTCACGTGACGCAACTCACCGGCCCCAAAAAGCAGCGGAATGGTTGACAGGCGCGATGCGTCGCGGTATCTGCACGCCAACCTTGAGAGCGCGCCCTTCTTCCTGGGAAAAAGCGGCGCGCTTTTGATTGTAATGACAAGCGGGCCCAAACGCTCGTAAACCTGCGGACAAGAGCAATGAAGATCAAGAATTCGCTGAAAGCGCTGAAGGCCCGCCATCGCGACAACCGTCTGGTTCGCCGCAAGGGCCGCGTCTACATCATCAACAAGCAGAACCCGCGCTTCAAGGCCCGCCAGGGCTGATCGGCACTGCGGCATCGGCCCAGCCGGTACCGTTCAATTTGTCGAGCGCAGGCTTATTCGGGTTTGACCTTCGGCGCATGCGGATTACATATTTCCGCATGCGCCATTTTCGTTTCAGCCTGCCCCTTGTTTCCGTCCTCGCCGCGGCCTCTGCGGCATCGGCGCAGCCTTCCGAACCTGCCGCCGCCCCGGCCACACAGGCCTCACCGGAAGCCACACTTGCCGGTCTCTTCGATTCCCTGAAGCGGGAACGCAACCCCGACAAGGCCCGCGGCATCGCCAGCCAGATACTGGCCGAGTGGGATGATTCGGGCAGCGCCACCGTCAACCTTCTGATGCAGTGGGCGACGAAGGCCGCAAACGAGAAGCGCAACGCAGCCGCCCTCGACTTCCTCGATCAGGCGACCATCCTCAAGCCCGACTATGCGGAGGTATGGAACCGCCGCGCCGGCCTTCACTTCACCATGGGCGATCGTCGTAAGGCAATGGCAGACATCAACCAGGTCCTGATCCGGGAGCCGCGTCACTTCGGTGCCCTTTCCGGGCTTGCGGGAATACTGGCCGAGAATGGTCAGGACGAACTGGCGCTGAAGGCGTGGCAGCGATACCTCGCGGTCTATCCTGCAGACCGGGATGCCCAGGAGGCGGCGATCAAGCTTGAGGAAAAGCTTGCCGGCAGCCGCACCTGAGGATTCCTCGCCCGATGGTCATCCTTCCCCTCGCCATTGCCGGGCTGTTCGCGGCCGCCTTCGGGTTCACCGCCTGGAAGGCGCGCGCGATCGAGCAAAGCTTTCCCAATCACGGCGAACTGATCGATGTCGGCGGGTTCCGGATGAACTCGCTGTTCGTCCCTGCGGGCGAGGATGCGGACCTGCCGCCGATCGTCTTCATCCATGGGGCCAGCGGCAACCTGCGCGATCAGGAGACGGCGTTCCGCAGTCGGCTTGAGGGCCGCGCCGACCTGCTCTTCGTCGATCGTCCCGGGCACGGATATTCGGAGCGCGGTAGCGAACGGAATGCATGGCCCGATGGCCAGGCAGATGCCATTGCGCGGCTGATGGAACTGCGCGGCATCGAAAGTGCCATTATCCTGGGCCACTCGTTCGGAGGCGCGATCGCCGCGAGCTTCGCACTGGAGCACCCCGAAAAGACGGCTGGAC from Pseudorhizobium banfieldiae encodes the following:
- a CDS encoding YdcH family protein, with the translated sequence MADQEQADIRLALARLRQEHEDYDAAINAMIQVGSEALRIQRMKKKKLVIKDKITQLEDQILPDIIA
- a CDS encoding YdcH family protein, with product MTIQAHIASLEKKHGALEEELQSVLASPSADDREIADLKRRKLRLKDELQRLKASTRH
- a CDS encoding ArsR/SmtB family transcription factor, whose protein sequence is MTSTDPFAAIADPHRRHLLEELRRAPRTVGELAEGLPISRPAVSQHLKALLDCNLVVVNVAGTRRIYSVNNSGFDRLNLWLDQFWS
- the ykgO gene encoding type B 50S ribosomal protein L36; amino-acid sequence: MKIKNSLKALKARHRDNRLVRRKGRVYIINKQNPRFKARQG
- a CDS encoding 5-(carboxyamino)imidazole ribonucleotide synthase, whose product is MSATTIGIIGGGQLGRMLAMAAARLNFRIIVLEPQSDCPAAQLASEQIVAPYDDPEALDALARACQLVTYEFENVPVAAAERLQQSVPVYPPPRALEVAQDRLTEKRFLNDCGIATADFRAVDSQDDLEKALADFDDRGVLKTRRLGYDGKGQRLFRSQEDDPAGVFDSLGRVPLILESLVAFEREISIIAARGRDGTVACYDPAENVHRNGILHTSTLPARISDATTVHAAEGARRLLDALDYVGVIGIEFFVMPDGSLVANEIAPRVHNTGHWTEAACVVSQFEQHIRAVSGLVLGDPARHSDCVMTNLIGDDIRNVPEWLGQRDVLVHLYGKTEARDGRKMGHVTQLTGPKKQRNG
- the purE gene encoding 5-(carboxyamino)imidazole ribonucleotide mutase, which codes for MTSERPAVAIIMGSQSDWETMKNAADTLDALDVDYEARIISAHRTPDRLVSFARGARDEGFKVIIAGAGGAAHLPGMTAAMTPLPVFGVPVQSKALSGQDSLLSIVQMPAGIPVGTLAIGRAGAVNAALLAAAVLALGDEDLADRLDEWRADQSASVAEYPMDEG